One Solanum pennellii chromosome 10, SPENNV200 genomic region harbors:
- the LOC107001599 gene encoding putative glycine-rich cell wall structural protein 1: MVSKTTFCFCFLNRKSSKTKEEGSSNSKSSRKSRDINADYNRADGSSHGGATSNTGGNDAGAAAVAFVATSHLTDMDGGADGSSHGGGGGGGGGGDGGGGGGE; this comes from the coding sequence aTGGTTAGTAAAACCACCTTCTGCTTTTGCTTTCTAAATCGTAAGAGTAGCAAAACTAAGGAGGAAGGATCGTCGAATTCAAAATCAAGTCGAAAAAGTAGAGATATCAATGCTGATTATAACCGTGCCGATGGTAGTAGCCACGGCGGAGCCACCTCCAATACTGGTGGCAACGATGCCGGAGCAGCGGCAGTTGCGTTCGTAGCCACCTCACATCTAACTGACATGGATGGTGGTGCGGATGGTAGTTCTCACGGTGGAGGTGGCGGCGGCGGCGGTGGCGGTGATGGCGGAGGCGGAGGAGGAGAATGA